From one Thalassobaculum sp. OXR-137 genomic stretch:
- a CDS encoding helix-turn-helix domain-containing protein, with protein sequence MTAKVPSLQLRAGSLPNEELFQYWRRGIEGYFDTIPLVDPRSPPVLPEVIQHHVGSFLLLSTKASQQRYLRDADWARRHDDADHVVLQTYLSGRNHVTNGGRQFEQRPGTITAVNLGYQVDAVSGAAEVVSLVLPREVLTDRLPALLSAVGPIFAPASAAHRIVGDFLASLHKALPHATMKDAPLLTDAMFGLLESLLSSDDMGSSVAREGTRAVLRRYIDAHLGDPTLGTPKLCQAFKISRPTLYRLFQGEGGVVAYIQRRRLMACFRALSLPHQMHRRIYEVALDFALENPSHLTALFRQYFGMSPSEVREAARSRLADGGSTRPSVGSPGSSDADLMHQWARELGTSRVASA encoded by the coding sequence ATGACCGCCAAGGTGCCTTCGCTCCAACTGCGGGCCGGCTCGCTCCCCAACGAGGAGCTGTTTCAGTATTGGCGTCGGGGAATCGAGGGGTATTTCGACACGATTCCCCTGGTTGACCCGCGCTCTCCTCCGGTGCTTCCGGAAGTGATCCAACACCATGTCGGCAGTTTTCTGCTCCTGAGCACGAAGGCGTCCCAGCAGCGATATCTGCGCGACGCGGACTGGGCGCGCCGGCATGACGATGCTGACCATGTGGTGCTGCAGACCTATCTGAGCGGCCGCAATCACGTCACCAATGGCGGCCGCCAGTTCGAGCAGCGGCCGGGAACGATCACGGCGGTCAATCTGGGGTACCAGGTGGACGCGGTATCCGGTGCGGCCGAGGTTGTTTCCCTGGTCCTGCCGCGGGAGGTGCTGACAGACCGGCTTCCCGCCCTGCTGTCGGCTGTGGGGCCGATCTTCGCGCCGGCGAGCGCGGCGCACCGGATCGTCGGCGATTTCCTGGCGTCGCTACACAAAGCGCTGCCCCACGCCACCATGAAGGATGCGCCGTTACTGACAGACGCCATGTTCGGCCTGCTGGAGAGCCTGTTGAGCAGCGACGATATGGGCTCGTCGGTGGCGCGCGAGGGGACGCGGGCGGTGCTGCGACGATACATCGACGCGCATCTCGGCGACCCCACACTTGGCACGCCGAAGCTCTGCCAGGCGTTTAAGATTTCCCGGCCGACCCTCTACCGGCTGTTCCAGGGCGAGGGCGGCGTGGTCGCCTATATCCAGCGCCGCCGGCTGATGGCCTGTTTCCGCGCGCTGAGTTTGCCGCATCAGATGCACCGTCGGATCTACGAGGTCGCCCTGGACTTCGCGCTCGAAAACCCAAGTCATCTGACGGCGTTGTTCCGCCAGTATTTCGGCATGTCACCCAGCGAAGTCCGCGAGGCCGCCCGAAGCCGTCTGGCCGATGGCGGGTCGACGAGACCGTCGGTCGGATCGCCCGGATCTTCCGATGCCGATCTGATGCACCAATGGGCGCGCGAGCTCGGAACGTCCCGCGTGGCGTCCGCTTGA